A genomic region of Rhipicephalus sanguineus isolate Rsan-2018 chromosome 1, BIME_Rsan_1.4, whole genome shotgun sequence contains the following coding sequences:
- the LOC119383455 gene encoding uncharacterized protein LOC119383455 yields the protein MLRDRFVCGIRDRGVQQRLLVEKNLTLDKAVEVARTAEAAELNASELRKGHSDRPASPAQEGLANHLKFKKRHAHAPKGHKVQELNPRDKPKAGHHEKFKPCIRCGSRDHRPPECKHINTRCYKCDKVGHLASCCLSSDDKGKQQRGSQVNTVQSADKPPEYCLHSLRTQSSLKPITMAFIVNGVPLEMELDSGSPVSIISKDTYLQHQGALPVLSQTDVKLNCIRGTIPVQGTLSVHVRLGKTASQQALLVVACKSPSLCGRDWLATFNLLPRQVNATQMDCATVEIVRAMLLEFEDIFKPGCGTLKGPPVHVKVRPDAEPRYYRPRSVPYALRVKVEELQRLEHENIITPVDHSDWASPIVPVLKADGQSVRICGDYKIGVNPAVVTTQYPLPKVEDIFASLQGGVKFSKLDFREAYNQVPVDEETSKLLVINTHRGLFAYNRLAYGVSPAPALFQRRMEEILRDIPGTSVYLDDVLVTGRTDDEHLQNLRKVLQRIKEPGLRLKQEKCEFFKPSLVYLGHEISATGLQPSKKNVEAIMEAPEPKDVGELRSFIGLLSYYGKFLPNLSTLLAPLYAVLHKNSPWRWTDEEQTAFIKSKKVIMEAKVLAHYDPSKESVLACDASPYGVGAVLSHRENGVEKPLAFASRTLTAAERNYSHLEKEALAIIFGVTRFRDYLLCRSFVLITDHKPLVGIFREDKAIPAMTASRIQRWAITLGAYTYTIEHRPGRLNGNADVMSRLPLTELYAEPPEPPELVNAISKLEKLAVSVKQLQQFTDSDQTLSQVLQWVRVGWPQSPPDKAFQPFWQRRDELSVHSNLLYWGNRVVVPHPAQKHILELLHEAHQGMVIMKGMSTPPKGNIALRADAGIPNESKDGTLHSQTGGRGEAKTVTESKEHAEKKKKGPRFKKGDKVAVRNFGRGPKWWLGEVEEINGSSMVTVSTPQGKVRRHNDQVKMHLDPPAPSSADTTPTEENCVASTSGNIEAATVPSARRPTRTIRKPLRYQ from the exons ATGTTGAGGGACAGATTTGTGTGTGGAATTCGTGACAGAGGCGTGCAACAGCGGTTGTTAGTTGAGAAAAACCTCACTCTGGACAAAGCCGTAGAAGTTGCAAGAACGGCAGAGGCGGCAGAACTCAACGCAAGCGAGCTGCGCAAGGGCCACTCCGACAGACCCGCTTCTCCTGCTCAAGAAGGCTTGGCGAACCATCTCAAGTTCAAGAAAAGGCATGCGCACGCACCCAAGGGTCATAAGGTGCAAGAATTGAATCCGAGAGACAAACCCAAGGCCGGACATCACGAGAAGTTCAAGCCTTGTATACGCTGTGGATCCCGCGATCACAGGCCTCCGGAGTGCAAACATATAAACACGAGGTGCTACAAGTGCGACAAAGTAGGTCACTTGGCCAGCTGCTGTTTGTCTAGTGATGACAAGGGAAAGCAGCAGCGGGGTTCTCAAGTGAACACGGTGCAGTCTGCGGACAAGCCACCTGAGTACTGCCTGCATTCTCTGCGGACGCAGTCATCCTTGAAGCCCATTACAATGGCATTCATTGTCAACGGAGTGCCATTGGAAATGGAGTTAGACTCAGGTTCTCCAGTTTCCATAATCTCGAAGGACACCTACCTGCAGCACCAAGGAGCTTTGCCAGTGCTTTCGCAGACAGACGTCAAGCTCAACTGCATACGTGGAACCATACCGGTGCAGGGAACGTTGTCTGTTCATGTACGTCTAGGCAAAACTGCAAGTCAGCAGGCACTGCTTGTGGTAGCTTGCAAGAGTCCCAGCTTATGCGGTAGAGATTGGCTTGCAACCTTCAATCTTCTGCCACGCCAAGTAAACGCAACGCAGATGGATTGTGCCACAGTAGAGATCGTACGTGCGATGCTCTTGGAATTTGAAGACATTTTCAAACCGGGGTGTGGGACACTAAAAGGACCACCAGTGCATGTCAAGGTTCGACCTGATGCGGAACCACGGTACTACAGGCCTCGTTCAGTGCCATATGCACTCCGAGTCAAGGTTGAAGAACTTCAGCGACTGGAACATGAAAACATCATCACGCCAGTGGACCATTCCGATTGGGCTTCACCAATAGTGCCAGTTCTAAAAGCAGATGGGCAAAGTGTCAGGATCTGCGGCGACTATAAGATCGGAGTCAatccagcagtggtgacaacacAGTACCCATTACCTAAAGTGGAAGATATATTTGCGTCATTGCAAGGTGGGGTCAAGTTTTCCAAACTGGATTTTCGAGAGGCTTACAACCAAGTCCCAGTGGATGAAGAGACCAGCAAGCTACTGGTCATCAACACGCACAGAGGTCTCTTTGCCTACAATCGCCTGGCATACGGCGTATCCCCAGCCCCTGCCCTCTTCCAAAGAAGAATGGAAGAAATCCTTCGTGACATTCCTGGCACGTCCGTATACCTAGATGATGTCTTGGTGACTGGCAGAACGGATGATGAACACCTCCAGAATCTGCGCAAAGTTCTACAGAGAATCAAAGAGCCTGGGTTGAGATTGAAACAGGAGAAGTGCGAATTCTTCAAACCATCTCTCGTTTACTTGGGCCATGAAATCAGTGCAACTGGTCTTCAGCCATCAAAGAAAAATGTTGAAGCCATCATGGAAGCACCCGAGCCAAAAGACGTCGGTGAGCTGAGATCCTTCATTGGACTCTTGTCATACTATGGAAAATTCCTCCCGAACTTGTCTACACTACTAGCACCCTTGTATGCTGTGCTCCACAAGAACAGCCCCTGGAGGTGGACAGATGAAGAACAAACAGCCTTCATCAAAAGCAAGAAAGTCATCATGGAAGCAAAGGTGTTGGCACACTACGACCCATCTAAGGAATCGGTGCTTGCATGTGACGCTTCGCCATATGGAGTTGGTGCAGTGCTTTCACACCGTGAAAATGGGGTGGAGAAGCCGCTGGCATTTGCATCTCGCACACTCACAGCAGCTGAGCGAAACTACTCGCATCTGGAGAAGGAGGCCCTGGCCATCATCTTTGGTGTCACACGCTTCAGAGACTACTTGCTGTGTCGAAGCTTTGTCCTAATCACTGATCATAAGCCATTGGTTGGCATATTTCGTGAAGACAAAGCAATTCCAGCGATGACTGCTTCTCGCATTCAGCGTTGGGCCATCACACTGGGAGCCTACACTTATACGATTGAGCACCGACCAGGACGTCTCAATGGGAATGCTGATGTCATGAGTAGATTACCACTGACAGAGCTTTATGCAGAGCCACCTGAACCACCGGAGCTGGTCAATGCAATCTCAAAGCTGGAAAAGCTAGCAGTATCGGTGAAGCAACTGCAGCAGTTCACTGACAGTGACCAGACTCTAAGCCAAGTGCTGCAGTGGGTCAGAGTTGGGTGGCCGCAGAGTCCCCCAGACAAAGCTTTCCAACCATTCTGGCAAAGACGGGACGAGCTGAGCGTGCACAGCAATCTGCTGTACTGGGGAAATCGGGTTGTAGTGCCACATCCTGCTCAGAAGCATATCTTGGAGCTGCTACATGAGGCGCACCAGGGAATGGTCATCATGAAAGGCATG AGCACCCCGCCCAAAGGGAACATCGCCCTCCGAGCTGATGCTGGCATACCCAATGAAAGCAAAGATGGAACTTTGCATTCCCAGACGGGGGGCAGAGGTGAGGCCAAAACAGTCACAGAGTCCAAGGAGCatgctgaaaagaagaaaaagggacCAAGGTTCAAGAAAGGAGACAAGGTGGCAGTTCGAAATTTCGGCAGAGGTCCCAAGTGGTGGTTAGGCGAAGTTGAAGAAATAAATGGATCTTCTATGGTAACTGTTTCAACTCCCCAAGGGAAGGTTCGTCGCCACAACGACCAAGTGAAAATGCACTTGGACCCTCCAGCACCCAGTTCTGCGGATACAACACCCACCGAGGAAAACTGTGTAGCCAGCACCTCGGGCAACATAGAGGCCGCAACAGTGCCATCAGCAAGACGTCCAACCCGAACTATCCGCAAGCCCCTACGATACCAATAA